In the Choloepus didactylus isolate mChoDid1 chromosome 5, mChoDid1.pri, whole genome shotgun sequence genome, one interval contains:
- the LOC119535488 gene encoding LOW QUALITY PROTEIN: putative ubiquitin carboxyl-terminal hydrolase 50 (The sequence of the model RefSeq protein was modified relative to this genomic sequence to represent the inferred CDS: inserted 2 bases in 1 codon): MGLPDMGTRNQEWQPRIRLLQSKSVPICIRNQTKKAILIIHSTKETDYYDTIPSNEANENQPHFQGVTGLRNLGNTCYMNAILQCLCSISPLVEYFLSGKYITALQKDCGEVATAFAYVMTDVWFGDSDRVSPEIFRSALGNLYPAFMKKTQDAQEFLIYVLXELHEALEKYHQRRSHEKRSTQRCCRKVITNESSIIIRLFERQLNHEIICLKCENCTYKNEVFTVLSLLIPSGCECSLQDCLQCFFQQDTLTWNNQIHCSFCETKQETAVRASISKAPKIVIFHLKRFDIQGTMKRKLRTDIHYPLTNLDLTPCICPIFRKHPKYNLCAVVNHFGDLDGGHYTAFCKNSVTQAWYSFDDTQVSEIPDTSVQTATAYLLVYSCQPFSIPIQKHKS; this comes from the exons ATGGGCCTGCCAGACATGGGAACTAGAAACCAGGAGTGGCAGCCAAGAATCAGGCTCCTGCAGAGCAAAAGTGTTCCCATTTGCATCAGAAACCAGACAAAAAAGGCCATTCTCATAATTCATTCAACCAAAGAG ACAGATTACTATGATACCATTCCAAGCAATGAGGCTAATGAGAACCAGCCCCATTTTCAAGGTGTGACTGGTCTGCGAAACTTGGGCAACACATGCTACATGAACGCCATCTTGCAGTGTCTCTGCAGCATCTCACCGCTGGTGGAATATTTTCTCTCTGGAAAATACATTACTGCTCTTCAAAA GGATTGTGGTGAGGTTGCCACTGCTTTTGCCTACGTGATGACAGACGTGTGGTTTGGAGACTCAGACCGTGTCTCACCAGAAATATTTCGGTCAGCTCTTGGCAACCTCTACCCAGCATTTATGAAAAAGACACAAGATGCTCAGGAATTCTTGATTTATGTCCT TGAACTTCACGAAGCTCTGGAAAAGTACCACCAAAGAAGATCGCACGAGAAAAGGTCTACTCAAAGATGCTGCAGGAAAGTGATCACCAATGAGTCGTCCATCATCATCCGGCTATTTGAAAGACAGCTCAATCATGAGATCATATGTTTGAAGTGTGAAAACTGCACCTATAAGAATGAAGTCTTCACTGttctctccctcctcattccATCAGGATGTGAATGCTCTCTTCAGGACTGTCTCCAATGTTTTTTTCAACAAGACACATTGACCTGGAATAACCAAATTCATTGCTCCTTTTGCGAAACCAAGCAAGAAACAGCTGTGAGGGCCAGTATTTCCAAAGCACCAAAAATAgtaatttttcacttaaaaaggTTTGACATTCAAGGTACaatgaaaaggaaactgagaacagaTATTCATTATCCGCTCACCAACTTGGACCTTACTCCTTGTATTTGTCCAATTTTCCGGAAACATCCTAAATACAACCTCTGTGCAGTGGTGAACCACTTTGGTGATCTGGATGGTGGCCACTACACTGCTTTCTGCAAGAACTCAGTTACGCAGGCCTGGTATAGCTTTGATGACACACAAGTCAGCGAGATTCCAGATACTTCAGTTCAAACTGCGACAGCCTACCTCTTGGTCTATAGCTGCCAGCCCTTTTCTATCCCTATACAAAAACACAAGAGCTAG